In one window of Mucilaginibacter auburnensis DNA:
- a CDS encoding biliverdin-producing heme oxygenase, translating to MLTEKIKATTLQYHQETEKILVGKMKSMRSVADYAHILELFYGYFGGLELLIDKHINTQNLPDYTDRRKTAALANDLTNLKGNLPPKAEDTELPQINNLLQAFGALYVIEGSTLGGKIISKMVQQHLGITDGQGLSFFNGYGEDTGNKWVQFQQKLNAIAPTEAQQTEVIAAANNTFEKFRDWMVKFSD from the coding sequence ATGTTAACTGAAAAAATAAAAGCGACGACCTTACAATATCATCAGGAAACGGAAAAGATATTGGTTGGTAAAATGAAAAGCATGCGGTCGGTGGCCGATTACGCGCATATACTTGAACTGTTTTATGGTTATTTTGGAGGACTGGAGCTACTAATAGACAAACACATCAATACCCAAAACCTGCCTGACTATACTGATCGCCGCAAAACAGCTGCACTGGCAAATGATCTGACTAACCTCAAAGGTAATTTGCCACCAAAGGCAGAAGATACTGAATTGCCCCAGATCAACAATTTACTACAGGCGTTTGGTGCCTTATATGTTATTGAGGGGTCAACACTGGGCGGAAAGATCATCAGTAAAATGGTACAGCAACATTTGGGAATAACAGATGGACAGGGACTATCCTTCTTTAACGGCTACGGTGAAGACACCGGCAACAAGTGGGTTCAATTTCAGCAGAAACTCAATGCCATAGCTCCCACTGAAGCACAACAAACCGAAGTAATTGCTGCCGCTAATAATACCTTTGAAAAATTCAGGGATTGGATGGTGAAATTTAGTGATTAG
- a CDS encoding ATP-binding protein — MHKTPIDLTNCDTEPIHIPGQIQSHGFLIVIDQNLNITYHSENVHAFLKGIPDVLLGISIRDIESIIGQNEPPDFINQLISFGKINGFDQTNPFHTDIQGESYNLIISRSGSAYLLEFEPVLSDLKTDIQKMIGRSIAEMLADKDITTLLNNTTYQVKTVIGYDRVMVYRFASDGHGEVVAEAKNENLESWLGLHYPASDIPKQARELYKLNLTRLIANVFTTPSKILSTRQFAEQPLDLTNSQLRAVSPMHIEYLKNMGVHSSFSISLIYKGELWGLIACHNYSPRFIDYKARDSAKLIGQILSSALEFRQDEANKYLLSKLNANVDALSKLMLKDNSIEEALTEQYVTLLDAVEATGALLAYENNITKLGKTPDDKQIAQLIEWVGNNVSETFYYTNELPEIYSESVAYKHIASGIMVITLSRELAEYIIWFKPEHIETITWAGNPDKPFELNSDGSMILSPRRSFEAWSQQVAGKSQEWQDEEIKSAMRLKAEVTYAINQKAGAIRMLNERLKQAYEELDTFSFTISHDLKNPLSTIKGYAQLLTRDASLQPRVKDTLVRINDKVDKMNLMINEVLEYSRIGRQDIKPVEVDLGTIIADQIKDLKIAFNTDNLKVVLGNTPVAYGDPVMLSQVFANLLSNAIKYSMEQPQPTIHVEGKEDELEITYSIKDNGVGIEIKQLPRIFELFKRMDNVQHIEGSGVGLAIVKRIVEKHNGKIWVDSQLGKGSTFFVSFKKGV, encoded by the coding sequence ATGCACAAAACGCCAATTGATCTAACCAATTGCGATACAGAACCAATTCATATACCTGGTCAAATTCAGTCTCATGGGTTTCTTATTGTAATAGATCAAAATTTAAACATAACTTACCACAGCGAGAACGTTCATGCTTTTTTAAAAGGCATACCGGATGTTTTGCTGGGCATATCCATTAGGGATATTGAAAGTATTATAGGCCAAAATGAACCGCCTGATTTTATCAATCAGCTCATTTCATTTGGAAAAATAAACGGCTTCGATCAAACCAACCCATTTCATACCGATATTCAGGGTGAAAGCTATAATCTGATCATTTCCCGGTCTGGGTCTGCTTATTTGCTTGAGTTCGAACCTGTATTGTCTGATCTGAAAACAGATATACAGAAAATGATCGGTCGTTCCATAGCTGAAATGCTGGCCGACAAGGATATTACCACCCTGTTGAATAATACCACATATCAGGTAAAAACTGTTATTGGTTATGACAGGGTGATGGTCTATCGCTTTGCATCTGACGGGCATGGTGAGGTAGTAGCTGAAGCTAAGAACGAGAATCTGGAGAGCTGGTTGGGACTACATTACCCGGCATCTGATATTCCTAAACAAGCACGCGAGCTTTATAAGCTTAACTTAACACGTTTAATAGCGAACGTTTTTACAACGCCATCAAAGATTTTATCTACGCGTCAGTTTGCAGAACAGCCTTTGGATCTAACCAATTCGCAACTGCGTGCGGTGTCGCCTATGCATATTGAGTATTTGAAAAATATGGGTGTGCATTCAAGTTTCAGTATATCGCTTATTTATAAAGGCGAACTTTGGGGATTGATCGCGTGTCATAATTATTCACCACGTTTTATTGATTACAAAGCGCGTGATTCTGCAAAACTCATCGGTCAGATACTTTCATCGGCTCTGGAGTTCAGGCAGGATGAGGCTAATAAATACTTGCTGAGTAAATTAAATGCTAACGTTGACGCGCTTTCAAAGCTGATGCTAAAAGATAATAGTATTGAGGAAGCGCTTACCGAACAGTATGTTACCCTTTTGGATGCTGTTGAAGCTACGGGGGCGTTACTGGCTTATGAAAACAATATCACCAAGCTGGGTAAAACCCCTGATGATAAGCAGATAGCGCAATTAATTGAATGGGTTGGTAATAACGTAAGCGAAACTTTTTATTATACTAATGAACTGCCCGAAATCTACTCGGAGTCGGTAGCATATAAGCACATTGCCAGCGGAATAATGGTGATCACCTTGTCGCGCGAATTAGCTGAGTATATTATTTGGTTTAAGCCGGAGCATATTGAAACCATTACCTGGGCAGGTAATCCCGATAAACCATTTGAATTAAATAGCGATGGTAGCATGATCTTATCGCCACGCAGATCATTTGAAGCATGGTCGCAGCAGGTTGCAGGCAAATCGCAGGAATGGCAAGATGAGGAAATCAAATCGGCTATGCGATTAAAGGCCGAAGTTACCTATGCCATTAATCAAAAAGCAGGCGCTATAAGGATGCTCAATGAGCGACTAAAGCAAGCTTATGAAGAGCTGGATACATTCAGCTTCACCATATCGCACGATCTGAAAAACCCTTTATCAACTATTAAAGGTTATGCCCAACTGCTAACCCGCGATGCCAGTTTGCAACCACGGGTGAAAGATACGCTTGTGCGCATTAATGATAAAGTTGATAAAATGAACCTCATGATCAACGAGGTGTTAGAATATTCACGCATTGGCAGGCAGGATATAAAGCCTGTTGAGGTTGACCTCGGAACAATCATTGCAGATCAAATTAAAGATCTCAAAATTGCCTTTAATACTGATAATTTGAAAGTTGTACTGGGAAATACGCCTGTGGCGTATGGCGATCCGGTTATGTTGTCGCAGGTGTTTGCCAACTTATTGAGCAATGCCATAAAATACAGCATGGAACAACCCCAGCCAACTATTCATGTTGAAGGCAAAGAAGACGAGTTAGAAATTACTTACAGCATAAAAGACAATGGCGTAGGTATTGAAATAAAACAGCTACCGCGAATATTTGAGTTGTTTAAACGTATGGATAACGTGCAGCATATAGAAGGCAGCGGGGTAGGCTTGGCTATTGTAAAACGTATTGTTGAAAAGCACAACGGCAAAATTTGGGTAGATAGCCAGCTTGGTAAAGGCTCAACTTTTTTTGTGTCGTTTAAGAAAGGGGTGTGA
- a CDS encoding superoxide dismutase, with product MAFTLPALSYATDALEPHIDKATMEIHHGKHHQAYVTNLNKALEGKPEADANIDDIIKNISKYPAAVRNNGGGHYNHTLFWTLLSPNGGGEPTGALADAIKSTFGSFAELKTKISDAGATRFGSGWAWLVVTADKKLAVTSTPNQDNPLMDVAEVKGTPILGIDVWEHAYYLKYQNRRPDYLAAIWNVVNWNHVAELYAKAIA from the coding sequence ATGGCATTTACACTACCGGCGTTATCCTACGCAACCGATGCTTTGGAACCGCACATTGATAAGGCAACCATGGAAATTCACCATGGCAAGCACCACCAGGCTTATGTTACTAACTTAAACAAAGCTTTAGAAGGCAAGCCTGAGGCTGATGCAAACATTGACGATATCATTAAAAACATATCAAAATATCCTGCTGCTGTACGTAACAACGGCGGCGGTCACTATAACCACACACTATTCTGGACCTTGCTATCGCCAAACGGTGGCGGCGAGCCAACAGGTGCTTTAGCTGATGCTATTAAAAGCACTTTCGGTTCATTTGCTGAATTAAAAACCAAAATTTCTGACGCTGGTGCTACCCGTTTCGGTTCAGGATGGGCATGGTTAGTTGTTACTGCTGATAAAAAACTGGCTGTAACCTCAACACCTAACCAGGATAACCCATTAATGGACGTTGCCGAAGTTAAAGGCACTCCAATTTTAGGTATTGACGTTTGGGAGCATGCTTACTACCTGAAATATCAAAACCGTCGTCCGGATTATTTAGCTGCCATCTGGAACGTAGTGAACTGGAACCACGTTGCTGAATTATACGCTAAAGCGATAGCTTAA
- a CDS encoding zinc-binding dehydrogenase has product MKANVLEAPDQPIVWKEVETPIPGPGEVVVKIKAAALNRRDYWISIGKYAGLKYPAILGSDGAGIVTEFGEGVDPNWLNKEVVINAAFNWGENDNAQGKDFKILGLPDDGTLAEYVKVTAENLFDKPAYLTWEQAAAFPLAGVTAFRALTVKAKAKKGDTVLISGVGSGTGTFALQFALAMGCRVFVTSGSGEKLDSAIQMGALAGVNYKAQDWAEELQHLSGGFDIIIDSALGEGFAKFPDLCKPGGRIVFFGGTAGDIPSINGRKVFWKQLQLLGSTMGNAADFKAMLEFMHTHQIIPVIDEVYPMNTAGDVIKKMGTSAQFGKLVLTI; this is encoded by the coding sequence ATGAAAGCCAACGTATTAGAAGCCCCTGATCAACCCATTGTTTGGAAAGAGGTTGAAACCCCTATTCCCGGACCGGGCGAAGTTGTAGTTAAAATTAAAGCCGCAGCGCTTAACCGCCGCGATTACTGGATCAGCATTGGTAAATATGCCGGTTTAAAATACCCGGCCATTTTGGGTTCAGACGGTGCGGGCATTGTTACCGAGTTTGGCGAAGGGGTTGACCCTAACTGGCTGAACAAGGAGGTAGTGATCAACGCTGCCTTTAACTGGGGAGAGAACGATAATGCACAGGGCAAGGATTTCAAAATTTTAGGGTTGCCTGATGACGGCACATTGGCCGAATATGTCAAGGTGACTGCAGAAAACCTTTTTGACAAACCGGCTTACTTAACCTGGGAGCAGGCGGCGGCATTTCCGTTAGCAGGCGTTACCGCATTTAGAGCACTTACTGTTAAGGCTAAAGCTAAAAAAGGCGACACCGTTCTTATATCCGGCGTAGGCAGTGGCACAGGTACGTTCGCTTTGCAATTTGCCTTAGCTATGGGATGCAGGGTATTTGTAACAAGCGGTTCAGGAGAGAAACTGGATAGCGCCATACAGATGGGCGCATTAGCAGGTGTAAACTACAAGGCGCAGGATTGGGCCGAAGAATTGCAGCACCTCTCGGGCGGCTTTGATATTATTATTGACAGCGCCCTTGGCGAAGGCTTCGCTAAATTCCCGGACCTGTGTAAACCCGGCGGCCGTATTGTGTTTTTTGGTGGTACAGCAGGTGATATTCCGTCAATAAACGGTCGGAAAGTGTTTTGGAAACAGTTGCAATTATTAGGCAGTACTATGGGCAACGCTGCCGACTTTAAGGCGATGTTGGAATTTATGCACACACACCAGATTATACCGGTAATTGATGAAGTATACCCAATGAACACCGCCGGTGATGTGATCAAAAAAATGGGAACGTCTGCGCAATTTGGCAAGCTGGTATTAACTATATAA
- a CDS encoding flavin reductase family protein codes for MLQLRVEDIRQETADTATFLLAEANGAKVPYAAGQFITLVLNHHGNEIRRSYSLSSSPDEALLAITVKRVSNGEISRFMLSKVKKGDLINAVSPAGKFTLSKTTGIKNIMYLAAGSGIVPVFSHIKYLLARPEDINIVLFYSNNKADDILFNEALSKLQTHNTRRFTIVSLLSSEGKRLSNDYLEQLLHQHLGNNFTNTLFYICGPFAYMRMIRLTLLFMGVEQENIRKENFVIETVPVAESTAVYPPQNIKLQINNEVYSIAVGENQSILQAALQNNIALPYSCRGGMCSTCIAKCVSGKVEMSVNDVLMEADLAEGWVLTCTGHPVTDNVILQL; via the coding sequence ATGCTGCAACTGCGTGTTGAAGATATTAGGCAAGAAACTGCTGACACAGCTACATTTTTATTAGCCGAGGCAAACGGTGCAAAAGTTCCTTATGCTGCCGGGCAGTTTATCACACTTGTTTTAAATCATCACGGTAATGAGATACGTCGTTCCTACTCGTTAAGTTCGTCGCCGGATGAAGCTCTGCTTGCCATTACAGTAAAACGTGTAAGCAATGGCGAGATATCCCGCTTTATGTTGTCCAAGGTTAAAAAAGGCGACCTGATCAACGCCGTATCTCCCGCGGGTAAATTCACTTTAAGCAAAACAACAGGTATAAAAAACATAATGTATTTAGCAGCCGGGAGCGGTATTGTACCCGTATTCTCGCATATAAAATACCTGTTAGCAAGGCCTGAGGATATCAACATTGTTTTGTTCTACAGCAACAACAAAGCTGATGATATACTTTTTAATGAAGCGTTATCAAAATTACAAACCCATAATACGCGGCGTTTCACCATAGTAAGTTTATTGAGCAGCGAGGGTAAACGCCTCAGTAACGATTATCTGGAACAATTACTGCATCAGCACTTAGGAAATAACTTTACAAACACCCTTTTTTACATCTGCGGCCCCTTTGCCTATATGCGTATGATCAGGCTGACGCTGCTTTTTATGGGCGTTGAGCAGGAAAATATACGCAAGGAAAACTTTGTTATAGAAACAGTACCCGTAGCAGAAAGCACAGCTGTTTATCCGCCGCAAAATATAAAACTTCAAATAAATAACGAGGTTTACAGCATTGCCGTAGGCGAAAACCAATCTATACTGCAAGCGGCATTGCAAAATAATATTGCCTTGCCCTACAGCTGCCGCGGAGGCATGTGTTCTACATGCATTGCCAAATGCGTGTCAGGGAAAGTTGAAATGTCTGTAAATGATGTATTGATGGAAGCAGATCTTGCTGAAGGATGGGTACTAACCTGTACCGGCCATCCGGTAACAGATAATGTTATACTGCAGCTATGA
- a CDS encoding sensor histidine kinase, whose amino-acid sequence MTAIVSISLENEMDLILAYKKSIRTAEMLGLTISTQTAFATAVSEVCREVIDKTFDGQLSIGVLTEGERYSLSARITFRKDDNFGKVNDGLDYARRLVPALEVSVANDWVTVMLKMPVPRSAKVDRAKISAVKLHFEVAEPVSAYEEVKQRNYELFKLNEERESALLAANYLNEQKDEFLSVASHELKTPLTILRSFAQLAIKTEGGNNAQLQLYLKKIETQSAKLNSLIQQLLDITKIDAGTADYQMEHVSINTFLTNAVDLVSMIIPNNNVSLQLGNDATVMLDRLRIEQVVNNIVGNAAKYSKSGSSITIRTKVKNGVVSVTVEDEGIGMSDETLHQVFKKFYRSEQVLKKYNGLGMGLYIASKIIADHKGSITVNSNEGIGSVFCFTLPVAEQADAFIAAV is encoded by the coding sequence ATGACGGCAATTGTATCAATATCACTTGAAAATGAAATGGACCTTATATTGGCTTATAAAAAGTCAATCAGGACCGCCGAAATGCTGGGACTAACCATTTCTACTCAAACTGCCTTCGCTACAGCCGTATCAGAAGTATGCAGGGAAGTAATAGACAAAACCTTTGATGGGCAACTAAGCATTGGGGTATTAACTGAAGGCGAACGTTATTCATTATCAGCACGCATAACTTTCAGGAAAGACGATAATTTTGGCAAAGTTAACGATGGTTTAGACTACGCCCGCCGCCTGGTTCCCGCCTTAGAAGTTTCTGTGGCTAATGACTGGGTTACCGTAATGTTGAAAATGCCGGTACCGCGCTCGGCAAAAGTTGACCGGGCTAAAATATCTGCCGTAAAGCTGCATTTTGAGGTAGCCGAACCCGTCAGTGCTTACGAAGAAGTTAAGCAGCGCAATTATGAGTTATTTAAGTTAAATGAAGAACGGGAGAGCGCTTTGCTGGCCGCTAATTATTTAAATGAGCAAAAAGATGAATTTCTATCAGTTGCCAGTCATGAGTTAAAAACTCCGTTAACTATTTTACGGTCTTTTGCCCAATTGGCTATTAAGACCGAAGGCGGAAACAACGCGCAACTGCAACTCTATTTAAAGAAAATTGAAACACAATCTGCTAAGCTTAACTCTTTGATACAGCAATTGTTGGATATTACAAAGATTGATGCCGGCACTGCGGATTACCAGATGGAACATGTCTCTATCAATACCTTTTTAACCAACGCTGTTGATCTGGTGAGTATGATCATTCCGAATAATAATGTATCGCTTCAATTAGGTAACGATGCAACCGTTATGCTGGATCGTTTACGGATTGAACAGGTGGTTAATAATATCGTTGGTAATGCTGCCAAATACTCCAAATCGGGCAGCTCAATTACCATCAGAACAAAAGTTAAAAACGGGGTAGTATCTGTAACTGTTGAAGACGAAGGGATAGGCATGTCTGATGAAACACTTCACCAGGTATTCAAGAAATTTTATAGAAGCGAACAGGTGTTGAAGAAGTATAATGGCTTAGGCATGGGTTTATACATTGCCTCAAAAATTATTGCTGATCATAAAGGCTCAATAACTGTTAACAGCAATGAGGGAATAGGTTCCGTTTTCTGCTTTACATTACCTGTTGCAGAACAAGCAGATGCTTTCATAGCTGCAGTATAA
- a CDS encoding SpoIIE family protein phosphatase: MVDATHTSFNASDRSYYAILKKEIHAIAVQAGIADKKLNELDIIVAEMTSNLHKYAMGGELLVAYFDKPGEEYIELISIDNGPGIAELQKALVDGYSTANSMGHGLGSIKRFSDEFDIYSLKGWGTIVLSRIYKTKQPSKSRLKTYVQIRPIVIKKPGETTSGDGHYVKATDGMIKLLVADGLGHGPEANLAVNEAVKSFKSCPYNSPADIIRYIHRDIRKTRGIVGTVAIFDMNAKAVRIAGVGNISSRLSGGVNNKTLLAYNGIIGHNIPTTMNDHLMHFADYQQLVLCSDGIKSRWETIKHAGINRCDNTILAAAIYKDFSRQTDDMSVIIARVK, from the coding sequence ATGGTTGACGCTACACATACCAGCTTTAATGCTTCCGACAGGAGTTACTATGCCATCCTGAAAAAGGAAATACATGCTATTGCAGTACAGGCAGGAATTGCGGATAAAAAGCTAAATGAACTTGATATTATTGTAGCCGAAATGACCTCTAACCTCCACAAGTATGCTATGGGTGGAGAGTTGTTGGTAGCCTACTTTGATAAGCCGGGTGAGGAGTACATTGAACTGATAAGCATTGATAACGGTCCCGGAATAGCCGAATTACAGAAAGCGCTGGTAGACGGTTACTCTACCGCTAATTCAATGGGCCATGGTTTGGGTAGCATTAAGCGTTTTTCAGACGAGTTTGACATTTACTCACTTAAAGGCTGGGGAACCATCGTATTAAGTCGTATTTATAAAACAAAACAGCCTTCAAAAAGCAGGTTGAAAACATATGTGCAGATAAGGCCTATCGTTATAAAAAAACCTGGAGAGACCACAAGTGGAGACGGACATTATGTAAAGGCTACAGATGGCATGATCAAATTACTGGTTGCCGATGGTTTGGGTCATGGTCCGGAAGCTAATTTGGCTGTGAACGAAGCGGTTAAGTCGTTTAAATCATGCCCGTATAATTCTCCTGCAGATATTATCAGATACATTCATCGGGATATCAGGAAAACACGTGGCATAGTGGGTACGGTAGCTATTTTTGATATGAATGCTAAAGCTGTTAGAATAGCAGGTGTTGGTAATATTTCTTCCCGTTTATCGGGAGGGGTAAACAATAAAACTTTATTGGCGTATAACGGAATAATTGGTCATAACATTCCAACCACTATGAATGACCATTTAATGCATTTTGCAGACTATCAGCAGTTGGTTTTATGTTCTGATGGTATTAAAAGCAGGTGGGAAACCATTAAACACGCAGGTATTAACCGTTGCGATAACACCATTCTCGCTGCGGCTATTTATAAAGATTTTTCCCGGCAAACAGATGATATGTCGGTTATTATAGCAAGGGTTAAGTAA
- a CDS encoding anti-sigma regulatory factor: MTIISLNKDNMPVQREQDVVLFRNRVKEYAVKIKMGLVNQTKLITAASELVRNMLRYANGGEVLIEVVSRGRDNGIRLTFSDKGPGIADISLAMKDGFSTGKSLGLGLPGTKRLVNEFDIKSEPGKGTRVMIIKWANG, from the coding sequence ATGACGATAATATCGCTGAATAAAGACAACATGCCTGTTCAGCGGGAACAGGATGTAGTGCTTTTTCGCAATCGGGTAAAAGAGTATGCTGTAAAAATTAAAATGGGTTTGGTTAACCAAACAAAACTGATCACCGCAGCCAGTGAACTGGTAAGAAACATGTTGCGTTACGCGAACGGCGGAGAGGTATTGATCGAAGTGGTATCGCGCGGACGAGATAATGGTATTCGATTAACGTTTAGTGATAAAGGCCCCGGAATAGCAGATATCAGCCTTGCCATGAAAGATGGTTTTTCCACAGGCAAAAGTTTGGGTTTGGGTTTGCCCGGTACCAAAAGATTGGTAAACGAATTTGATATAAAAAGCGAACCTGGCAAAGGTACAAGGGTGATGATAATAAAGTGGGCCAATGGTTGA
- a CDS encoding STAS domain-containing protein — translation MDRIPILRMGQFLLVTIQVDLYDRLALDLEADIVKMVNKTGARGVLIDISAVSIVDSFMGRIIGNIGVMSKLLDAETVVVGMQPAVAITLVELGLPLKGVYTALNVDKGMDLLRSIIQDDVDTADTDDDDDNIAE, via the coding sequence ATGGATAGAATTCCTATTCTAAGGATGGGGCAGTTTTTACTGGTAACCATCCAGGTAGACCTTTATGACAGGCTTGCCCTTGATCTGGAAGCCGATATTGTTAAAATGGTGAATAAAACCGGTGCGCGTGGCGTATTGATAGATATATCTGCTGTAAGTATAGTTGATTCATTTATGGGGCGTATTATAGGCAACATAGGGGTTATGTCAAAATTATTAGATGCCGAAACTGTTGTTGTGGGTATGCAACCCGCTGTAGCCATTACTCTTGTTGAATTAGGTTTACCGCTTAAGGGTGTGTACACAGCTTTAAACGTAGATAAAGGCATGGATCTGTTAAGGTCAATTATTCAGGATGATGTAGATACAGCAGATACCGACGACGATGACGATAATATCGCTGAATAA
- a CDS encoding STAS domain-containing protein has translation MAIDITKVLKKNQSALLEKWMTNQLADAGLRDDLMSNEDLRVESEELVNSLVSAISYSNLDNAESGDFDQVLEILGGISISRARQGFSPKETGLFVMSLKDALLNLLQQEVKDAKELYTLSNRVGRLIDHFSIATFETFIKGREEVILRQTDEITEISTPVIRVWDGILALPIIGTLDSARTQVVMESLLTEIVETGSSIAILDISGVPTVDSLVAQHLLKTVSATRLMGADCIISGIRPEIAQTIVHLGIDLSQIITKASLASALLYAFRSLKLEVRKVNDGNRFAVKN, from the coding sequence ATGGCAATAGACATCACAAAAGTTCTTAAAAAAAATCAGTCTGCTCTTCTTGAAAAGTGGATGACCAACCAACTGGCAGATGCAGGCTTACGCGACGACCTGATGAGCAATGAAGATCTTCGCGTAGAATCAGAAGAATTAGTGAATTCACTGGTCTCTGCCATCAGCTATTCAAACCTTGACAATGCAGAATCGGGCGATTTTGACCAGGTATTGGAAATACTGGGTGGCATTTCAATTTCGCGTGCGCGTCAGGGCTTTAGCCCTAAAGAGACCGGACTGTTTGTAATGAGCCTGAAAGATGCCTTGTTGAATTTACTTCAACAGGAAGTTAAAGATGCAAAAGAACTTTATACTTTAAGCAACAGGGTTGGCCGTTTAATAGATCATTTCTCTATTGCCACGTTCGAAACATTTATAAAAGGGCGTGAAGAAGTTATACTGAGACAAACGGACGAGATAACCGAAATTTCTACCCCGGTAATACGTGTTTGGGACGGCATTTTGGCGCTTCCTATTATAGGCACCTTAGATAGCGCCCGCACTCAGGTAGTAATGGAAAGCTTACTTACAGAGATTGTAGAAACCGGTAGCAGCATTGCCATTTTAGATATATCAGGCGTTCCCACTGTTGACTCATTGGTCGCTCAACATTTACTTAAAACGGTTAGCGCCACCCGCCTAATGGGCGCCGATTGTATTATCAGCGGCATACGCCCGGAGATAGCACAAACTATAGTGCATTTGGGCATTGATCTTTCGCAGATAATTACAAAAGCTTCACTTGCAAGCGCTTTACTGTACGCTTTCAGATCGCTGAAGTTAGAAGTTAGAAAAGTTAATGATGGTAACAGGTTTGCTGTTAAAAATTAA
- the holA gene encoding DNA polymerase III subunit delta — MTAADILKDLKNRKYKPVYLLHGEEPYFVDLIGNFVERELLPEAERGFNQTVLYGKDTDIMTVLNAAKRYPMMADYQVVLVKEAQDMKWGNDSDEKKGINPFLSYLESPLPSTILVFCYKYGKFDKRKKTYKAIEKNGLVFESTSLYDNKIPAWVESYLNDAGYKIGQQAALMVAEYLGNDLSKIANELDKLMLNVAKGQEITLKHVQDNIGISKEYNVFELQTALAKKDVVKANQIVNYFASNPKNNPIVLVLGNLNNYFTKVLMYHYVRDKTPQNVAKEIGVNPYFVKDYEQAARSYNYAKSIQIIGYLREYDLKSKGVDSVADHGELLKELMFKILH; from the coding sequence ATGACTGCCGCTGATATCCTTAAAGATCTTAAAAACCGTAAGTATAAGCCGGTATACTTACTTCATGGCGAAGAACCGTATTTTGTTGATCTGATAGGCAATTTTGTTGAGCGTGAATTGTTGCCCGAAGCCGAACGAGGCTTTAACCAAACGGTGCTTTACGGTAAAGATACCGATATAATGACCGTGCTTAACGCTGCCAAACGCTACCCCATGATGGCTGATTACCAGGTGGTTTTGGTTAAAGAAGCGCAAGATATGAAATGGGGTAATGACAGCGACGAAAAGAAAGGTATCAATCCGTTTTTAAGTTACCTGGAAAGCCCGTTGCCCAGCACCATACTGGTGTTTTGCTACAAGTATGGTAAGTTTGATAAGCGTAAAAAAACTTACAAAGCCATTGAGAAGAATGGTTTGGTGTTTGAGTCAACCTCGCTTTACGATAATAAGATACCGGCCTGGGTTGAGAGTTATCTGAATGATGCCGGTTACAAAATAGGGCAACAGGCAGCTTTAATGGTAGCCGAATATTTGGGTAACGACCTTTCTAAAATAGCTAATGAGCTGGATAAGTTGATGCTTAACGTGGCCAAAGGGCAGGAAATTACGCTTAAGCATGTGCAGGATAACATTGGTATCAGTAAAGAGTACAACGTATTTGAACTGCAAACCGCGCTGGCAAAAAAGGATGTTGTTAAAGCCAATCAAATAGTTAATTATTTTGCCTCAAATCCTAAAAACAATCCAATTGTTTTGGTGTTAGGCAATCTTAATAATTATTTTACAAAGGTGCTTATGTACCACTACGTGCGCGATAAAACGCCACAAAACGTTGCAAAGGAAATAGGGGTGAATCCTTACTTTGTGAAAGATTATGAACAGGCCGCCCGTAGCTATAACTACGCCAAGTCCATACAAATAATTGGCTACCTTCGCGAATATGACCTGAAAAGCAAAGGTGTTGATTCTGTAGCAGATCATGGCGAGTTACTAAAGGAGCTGATGTTCAAAATACTGCACTAA